Genomic DNA from Bacillota bacterium:
GGCCAGCGGCAAGGCTTTTCTTTCCATGCTGGGCACCTTCGCCGAGTTCGAGCGAAACACGATTCGCGAGCGCACTATGGGGGGAATGAAACAGAAGGCGCGGCAAGGCGGTTACGCGGTCGGGGAGCCACCGCTAGGGTACAGGGCAAGAGAGGGGCATTTGGAGGTAGACCCGACGCAGGCGTAGATTGTGGCGAAAATCTTTGCCATGAGGGAGGCCGGGGCGACCCTGGAAGAAATAGCGGCTGAGCTGAACAAAGAAGGCGTGCCCACCAAACGGGGAGGAAGGTGGTATGCTGCTACAGTCCGGTATATCCTTCAGAACCCGAAATACCGGGGGATCCTGCGGCAAAGCTTTCAAGGCGAAACATTTGAGGCAGAGTCCCCGGCCCTGCGGATAGCCTGAGGGGGGAGACACATGAAGAAGAAGGCGCTGTCGCCCGAAGAGGTCGCCGAGCTTTTGGGAGTGAGTCGGACGACCATATACAGGGAAATGAGCCGGGGGAGGCTATCGAGCATGAAGGTCGGAGCGCGCAGGCTTATCATGCTGCCTGATCTGGAAGCCTACCTGGGGAAGGAACGGGCCAGAGTATTGGTCAGCGATGACGCTTTAGATTAATAGATTGAAGGCGGGAGCCTGGAGGATCTCCTACAAGACCCCGCCTTCAACCGCGCCGTCAAACTCTCTTTGCCAGCCTCCGAAGAGGGGGATGAATTCCAAAAAAGAGGAGGTGAAGGAGAAGCTCTACGCAGAGACAGGGGGTCAGCCTGGGCTGGTCAATGAGGTATGCAAGCCCCTGGTCGAGCGCTTCAACTGGGTCGACGGGGTGATCGACTATAAGGAAGACCCCGAATCCCACCAACTCTACGTCAGATTTGCCTGCCCCATCTATTAGAGGAAGTTATATGCCTACTTTAGGCCTGACCTCGGCCCGGAGCAGAAAAACTACCTCTTGTGAATCCATTGAGAAGGAATTCTACAATAGATGTCGAAATAATAACTTATGTAGCTTTAGTCATACCATAATATCTTAGTATTAAATGGCTCATCTTGGCACGGGCAAGAGACCGTGCGAAAGGAAGAGAGTCTATGAGGGTCTATCTTCATAAGGATTTTCACGGTGCTTTGAGTTGTGGTTTCCAGTATCTCAAGGACCAATATGGGATGGATGCCCTCAAGAGTTACTGGAAGCAGGTCGCAAGAAATTGTTATTTCGGGCTTTCCAGGGCGCTCCGGGAGGAGGGTCTTCTTGCGCTTGAGGAACACTGGCGGAGGATCTTTGGCATTGAAGGGGCGGACTTTGAGCTCTCCTACCAGGGGGAAACTCTCGTCCTCGAGGTAAAGCGCTGCCCTGCAATCTCCC
This window encodes:
- a CDS encoding helix-turn-helix domain-containing protein; translation: MKKKALSPEEVAELLGVSRTTIYREMSRGRLSSMKVGARRLIMLPDLEAYLGKERARVLVSDDALD